AGTATACCGTCCATCTCAAAAAAGCAGCACAACATTATTTATGTAAAATGGATGCATACATGCTTAATTTTAACCGTCaaataatacaaaaaacaaatacatAACATTTTAACCAATTAAATAGAGAATTTGGTATCCTAAATTTGTAGCCACTTAAAAGGCATTCGTTCGTgagtttgtttgtttacattccATACCATACTACTAAGACAACAACCAAAGTGAATGGGTAATTCAAGactaaaagaaaagaggaTCACggaaattaattaaaaatggaaaattaTACCAAATCCACAACCATGTgtggaaaaagaaaaccaaCATTTGAGATTTATCGGGAAAGCgacttttccaaaataaCAAATCAAGGAACTGTGACAGCGTTTGACATTATTTCAAATAAGGAAACATTTTCTGaaagtaaacaattaaaGAAAGCTAAGTCTCGAAACGTTACTTTAGTAGATAAGAATACAAAAGCCGATAAAAGATACAAAAGTGAGAAGCTATCAGATTACCTTCTTAACCAAGAACACCATAAAAACTCTCCGAAAATCATCAATGATGTGCTTGTTATAGGAAAAAGTGATGGTTTAATAAACTCGTTTCCATTAAGccaaaattatatatcttCCAGTGAAAGCCAAACATCCTCTGGTAATGTCGATATTATTGGCAATGATAACTCACATGCATCTCCTTATTTACCCAAGTTTGAGCTAAAATCACAAAGTCAGTCCAACCATTCGAACGTTGTAAAAAACCAACCGATCAAATTGTGTAAAAAAACTGAGGGAGGTACTAATCTCGACCAtaataaatcaataaatgGAGCCGTGAAATCAGGGACATCAAAATCAGCAAACAAAGACAGAATTTATGTTTTCTACGTAagcaaataattttttgtaaaggaATTTAAGCTAACAAGTTTTGGGTCaaggaagatgaagaagtGATGGAGTATCGTTACATATTTGGATCTCGTATGCAAACGAAAAATCATGATATCAATGCaaataacaaaagaaaaattttctatCAAAACTCATTTTCGAACTTTCATTTGCTCCATAAAATTATACAGCCGAATTATGAACCTGCGTCAGCTGAGGAACGAAAGTTGTGCattgaaattttagatGAAGTTTTACAGTACTAGTTAATAATTCAGAATTTCCcctttttaattcaatGATAGATACTGTAGGTAAGCAGGTAGCTGAATTATCGGTAAGAGTTGTACGCTTTTTCATACCTCAAAAAAATCCgaaatcattaattttgaCTATGGTGCAATCATGAAACTGTAGATTCGACTTTTCCCTcgtttaaaattttatcaacCACACTTGATACCTCAGGATAAGCCTGTTTAATTTCTTCGGCAAAAGCCTTTTGAAATCCCTCTATAGCATATAGCTTCCCGTTGACATACTGATTATCTTTTTGAACCAATTCACTGAATTGTCTAGCATATACATCTGGATTTCGACCTTGTTCAATATATTCCAAGACGTCTTGAGGGATTAAGTTATTCACCTTTCTAGATATGTCAGGAAGAGATTTGAGATCTCTGATAAGAGTATCAAGGCTTTCAGGAATGGCATCAGATGGAGTAGTATCTTCAAGGTTATAAACGATCAATGCCAAGTCATAAAAAGCCTGAGTGGTGTCTTCTAAACGGCTTGCCAAtgatttcatttcatcAGTCATGTCATCTTGGGGCAGCATTTCGAAAACCAAAGATAAAAATAGGTTTAAAGATCAATTTAATGCAGCACAAGTGCACTGAATACAGCAGCCTTCAATTTATTGCTGTCTCAACTGTATAATGGTTATGCTTAAACTACGGTACTTCTTCCAGTTCACTATTTGCAAGTGAGTTGGTTTAATTTTATAGTAATAAGCAAATTACAAAGTCTGTTCTACTAATAGAGAAATACTGAATTCATTATAATATTGATTCCTCCTAAATGTTCTATAAATATTAGCGTCAACAGACAAGATAACTTGAAATAATACTTTCGTTTAGTCAATTTAGCGAAAGCATCATTAGTACGATCTATTTCTTGACTTCCAGGTATACAAGTACAAAAAGCTTTAGCCTTCATGCAATATCACATCGTATTGCTTTAGCCCTGTTCATAGGTTTAACTATTCCGAAAAAGCTATGTATAATTTTTGactaatttattaataagtAACCAAgtcaaacaaaaacaagttgaaaagaaaaaagtttattattttaagtAAAAGCATTTAAGTTACGAGAAAAAACGATAAGCAACAGAAGGACAGTCGGAAAAGAAACTCGaagttttaataaattaggACAGTGGCCTCCACACCTTCGTACCTCCCTGTAGGtttcaaaagctttcaTGATTATTGCCCTGCTAAAACCACACGATATCCATAATAAGAAGAACAAATCTGAATGTATCGGCAATTAAttgcataaaaaaaggttaaaCGATTAACTTAATTGCGAGTAAAGAGTTAGCTGAAATTCATATTCTTCACGGCAcatgaaataataattgaTGGCAAAGGGAATTAAGGAATGAATTCAAAACGTAGTATTGAATGCCGgaaaaatgattaaaagaatatgtGTGACCTCCAACTGTAAGTCTATTTGAAGCGTAAGCATACCTAGTAAGAAATGGATAGAAATTGTCATTAAACTGTCATTAGTACTACAATCTGCTATCACTCTGAGTGCTTGAAGTTACAGATTCTGTTCCAACAGGAATAACAGATGCAGCCGGGGATGCTGTTGATTCGCTTTCAGTGACTGAGTTTATTTTTGAGCTCTCTCGTTTGGAATTCCTGCCATCTTTATGAATTACGCGACACCATCGACTATGTCCCGGCCATGCTTGATGCTGGCATTCTTTACTGCAATATTTTGTACGTCGGCATCTTCTGCATTTAGCAAATTGACGACTGTGCTCTTCCCATTTGTTACATAACAAATTGGCGCATCGACGTATACCACCATGACTTTCATCTTTCCGACAGTAATTATTCATGATAGCTCTGGCCCAGTATTGAACTTGTGGGGGGTAGAATTTCAAGGTGAACTGCTCGACTAACTGAAAAATATTCCACGTTTTACTGCCGCTACGTAAGGGCGACATACGTAAACTTGGAACATCTTTAGAAGACTCGAAGTAAGGACGCATATGGAAATAGTTTTTACTAGTATAAGCAAGAATTTGCAAACCAAAAAGTATATCTTCTTCACGAGGGAGTTTATTAATCTTCTTATCAAAGTTGTCAAAGAATGAGGCAATCCCGTGATAATCAACTACATTTTCGGGCCTGCGGCCATCTAATAACGCAGATGTAGAAGGAACACCAGGTAAAAGTTGATTACGACGCTGACGATTATTCAAGGCCTGTGATTGAACATTATTTAAAGACAATTGCACATCCCGTGATGAATCCTGAGTAGTAGTCATAATATTAAGCGGAgttggaaagaaaaaatttggagaGTCTATCTCGTCATTAATTGTCTCACTAGCAGGGCCTGTTTGACGAGAGTATGAAGGAGAAGAAGGGGTAGTCATGTTATAATTAACATTTTCAGTAGAAGTAGGAGTAGAGGGTGCAGCTGATGAAATTCTTTGAATGGTTAATGGAGAGTTTGCTTGAACACGAGGATCTTGAAATGAATCATTTGAATAAATGGAGCCGGAGGATCGATCATGACTAGTGGTAGAGCTTGATCCCAATAAATCACGATTCACGGAATGTCGAAACGTAGATTGATTTGGAAGTTGGACATCTCCACTATCCCGTAAATCCACCGAATAAACTCTTCTAGAGCTAGAGCTTGCCGTACTAGCTCCAAATGGAGATGGTACATCACCGTTGACGAACAAAGAGTCAGCAGATGAATTGTGTTGAGACACAGAATCAAGAGAATTGCTAATATTAGAATTAATGGGGAATGGAGCAGATGCGGATGATGGAGGAGGGGTAGTAGAAGGTGTAAGGGAAAATTGAAATCGAGAATGGTGAGAAACAACGGACTCAAGcgcaaacaaaaaatcatctAAAAGGGTGACAACAATAGGAACGATACCAGCTTCCACAACACGAATTCGAATAGCTTCAGACCCACGTATCCCAACATTTACGACACACTGAAGAGCTAGCTGCCATATTGTCATTCGGGCAAATGTTTGTCCACGTCCGGCACgtaaaatattcattaaacGCATCAAACCACCATCCATAGTAAGGATCTCACGAATTTTCGGTGAAGTCGAAGTCAAATAAACGAGATGGCTTAATGAATTCATTAATGACATTTCGGAGTCACAGTCAAGCGCACGTCGATCATAAAGGACTGTATTGATAGTGACAGAAGCTTTGTTATTCCATACGATGCTAACGTTCGATTCCCTcatctttctttaataatatatttaacacgtataaagttttttaaagacaATTGCTGCAGTATAAATTACTGGCAAACGCAAAGATTGGCGTAAAACGAACGATgtgataatattttttttagttaaagACAAGCAGTTTTCGAATACCAAAATTTTActcaataattttcaaaactgCTGTGTGTAAACGCAATAACCGAAGAGAAAAACCAAGAACAAACGCCGATAGCAGGAAGAATAAGTAGTGCCCCAAAATCacgaaaacgaaaaaaaataaaaattactGTTTTCGCAGATTTTAAGTCCCGCCGAATTTGAAATCCTTTTAAGCAATCTACACCAATTATTCTTCAAAACGAGTAAACGTAAAAGGGACTACGGTTAGCTCAAGCTTGAAGTCAAGAACTGATAAAggagcaaaaaaaatactaaaagaaaaaggaagtaAGGAGCAAGGGCACTTTTTTAGCCGAGAAGCGACACAGATCAAGTAAGTTCAACAATAGGAAGTATAACAACGAAAAAGTTGTAACCCGGGGTCTGCTAAAATCACGAGGCtaaagaaagagagaagtggcaaacaaaaaaaacccGAGATTAACGAAGATACAAAGAGAGAATGAATAAGAATAGTTTGATGAAAACCACAATAAccttgaaaataaaaataaaggataTGCTCAGTACCTTTTTAGACAAGATTAGTGGAAAATCAAATCACAGCTGACAAGAGTAAGAGAAGAGAGAATAGCACAAGATGATTTgcatcaattaaaaaagtaaagttcgaagaaaaatgttaggatttggaaaaggaaaacgGTGGTGAAGCTAAATCAGCCTTGTtgataaacaaagaataaGTGTTTTCTTATAATCGCAAGGATTTAGCTTAAAAACCACAGTAAATAGTTTTTGCAAGTCCcttaattttaattgaatgAATTCTTTTTACGAAAATTTCCCGGATCCTCGTTCTCTTATTCAGATTCTTGGAAGTGGCAGTTGACAGAAGGCAACTTCATTTCACCCGAGTGTCAACCGAGTTTGAAAACGATCGTCAGTGAACGTACCTTTAAGGCACCATAACGCAAAGTATGCTGGGTTGTTACTGGCTATAATGGTTGGGAACTCTCGGCGATCTTTGATGCTGGATGTTACCTTTGAAGAGATCGACATCTCGGCAACAATAACTCAAAAAACTTGCTGCAACTTTAACTAGCAACAGTTGGTATTTCTTTCACTATAGTCagtcattttttattcatacGAACATCTTTGTGTCTTTAAGTTTTTAGCAGAATCTGTgtatgaattttttcttttaagtCAAAATGTTGCCTAATACGTTGGTCGCATAAGCCGATTTTTGTATTCTGTAAATTCACTTTAGCAGAACATTTGGGTAAACCGGTCCGAATAAGCTGTCAGTGCTGAAAATAACCAATGTCAGATTTTGTAATCTCATTTGATTGACAAGTTCATCAGATCAGCACAACTCCAAACCAGCCGCTTCTTTACCTGTGAGTCCTGCCACTTTGAGTAACAAAACTAAAATTAGTCGCACTGGTAGATACTCGATCGTATGTCAATGGGGCAAGGTAAAGAACaatcaatttataaatataaatatgtacatattaaatatattttggattggatttttcattttattgtattttaatGTGTTATTTACGAATTGCGTTggattcttcaaaattgtCATGTTTACAACTTTCTCATTTCTACAAGTGTGATTCCCTCAACATAATATCCATAAATTTTTCGCTTATCTTGCTTAGTAAGTAAACTCAGATCGAAACTCAAGGTTAATAATACTAATATGGATTGCTTGTCTTATTTCTACGCGCCATTCCGGCCTTTCAAATGCAAAAACagttattttattattatccGAACAGTCCAAAGCGCTGAATATCCTCAACTTCGTAACAACGTCCATTTACATGACCCATTGCCTCGTAAACAATTAATTACTAATATTTTACACGATTACTAAATATTAAACTGATAGCGCCAATAAATGTCATATGTAATCTAGGCCTCCAGCTTCTTTTTAGCCATTTCCTCTTTCCATTTTCGCGAAAGTTCGAGCATTTTGCGCATCTTATCTCCTTGATCAGTCGCCGTATCCGGAAACAGATAGTCCAAATATTCTTCGAATGAACCGTCTTCAAGTCTACGGCGTTTCTTAACAACCTGTGGCATTAGTGAAGAGACATGCTTACGTGTATCTTCCGTGCCATGCATTGCCTCAAATTGTTTCCATGCTTCAAGTAATACAACTCGCTCTTCCTTCAAACCCTGCTGGCGTAAATGGGCCAatgcattttcaaaaacatttcGCGCACGCACAACAGCGGTTGGAGAAGCCACTTCTTCATTCGGTGGTTCTTCGTCATCGTCCTCCAGATGGGCAATTTCAAAGTTTGCAAAACTAATCCAAACTTTAACATGAGGTGCAGTCCGTAGTAACTGCTGGTAAATACTTCTAGCTTTTCCGTATTCCATTTCCTCGAattcaaaatcaatataaGCCTTCCACACAAGCTCTGGGGTTTCCAAAATAGGCTGGTTTACAGCCAAATTATATAAAGCGCGAGCACGATCACTATCTCCAAGCTTAGTCTCTAAGGCAGCGTAACCAAGCCAGGGAGCACAAGCCTCGGGATCATAAAGAATCCATTTTTCATAAAGAATTCGACACCTGTCAAACTGCTTAATTGCGTCTTCGAATTCAATATAACCTCGGAataattttggttttggaCACATTCCCAACGCACGACCCAACGTTTTTCTAGCAACATCAATCTTACGTTGCCTAAGCTCAAACATTGCATACATGAGCCATAATTTGGcaaatgtaaattttttatggGGTATAAGCTTGAGAGCTTCTTGGTAAACCTTTCTTGCGCGGTCAACGTCCTTCACATCTATCTCTTCAAATAAGCAATAGTTTAACCAAATATAAACGTAACGTCTCCATGCGTTCTTTTCAACTACTTCAGGAACCTTAGCAATAGCTTTTTCGTAGGTTTCGCGAATAGTATTAATATCCCCTGCACTTTCTTCGAGCTTCAGCAAATCAAGCCAAGTGTCATAGTCATAAGGAGAATCCTTCAATAGCTTTTCGTATTGTAATCGACGCTTATCGAGCACAGTAGACTCAACGCCCAAATGATCTCCaaattgtttttcaaaatgagTGTATTCCTTATATAGTTCCATAGATTTTGATCGGGGcataaaatcaattgcatatttgaaaatggtGCGAGCTCGTTCATATTCCTTTTGACGAATTTCgaattttgcaaaagcaataaaaaaccGTTCATTCAGAAACTCCTGACCAAGAGCATCTATAGCAGCCAAATAGACTTGGCGAACGTTTGCAGCATTTCCgcattcttcttcaaaacgAGCCCAACGAAGCCAATTCGTTACTTCAGGATGCACAACGACAAATCGTTCATATATGCCACGAGCCCGTTCGTTTTCATGGTACCTCCTCTCCATTCGAATATAACTCATCCAACAGTTTTCATCAGGCTCCCACTTAAGCCATCTTTCAAATACTTGTCTACAACCGGTGATATTTCCTAACATTTCCTCCATATATACGTATTTGTACCATAGTTTATCAACACGGGGAAGCTGTGTAACAGCACgatcaaataaatttctGGCATGGTTGATATTTCGATTCTTCATTTCGCATTCAATATATTTCAGCCATAACGGTATATAAGTAGAATCTACATCCAAAgctctttcaaaaacagAGCGAGCTCTCGcaaattctttttggtCTAATTCCCACTGACCATATCGCATCCAATGGCCCATAGCGAGACGATTCCGTCGAATGgcatcttcaaattctttacGTTTTCGACCTTGAAATTCTTGAAGCTCCTCAAGATCAGtgatattaatttttggagGAACAAACGCCACATCTTGTCGTTCTACAGCTTCTCGGAGCAATTGTTCAGCTGAGATTTGGATGGGTGCTGGgttcttattttttacccTGGGCGCTTCCGAAGTCATCTTATATTATTCTGGATCTCTATAGTGTACAATTActcaataaataatatgCTAGATTTATGTCTTCTCTTAACCAGTTGGCTTTTACTGTTAGAAGACAAAAACGTGCACAAATATGAATGAATATATCTAACGTTTGTAACCCTCGAGGTGGTAATCGGCAACACCGCGGATCATCCGAGAGGAGACCGCGGCTACAACCTAGTAACTTATTGTAGCAATGGTCTGCAGCTCCTATATACTCAATAATATGTTCAAACGGTATTGCTCTAAATTGgatttataattttgtaGGATGATTGCTAACCTCAACAGATTTAACTCTAGAGAAGATATAAAGGGAACTACTCCAATCAAGTCTTCTATTCAAAGAGgaataaaagcaaaactaGTACAAGCTTATCCTAACTTAAAACAAGTTATCGATGAGTTAATTCCCAAAAAATCACAACTAACTCAAATAAAATGGTTCGTTCTTATCAGCATCCGTGATTTTTAGTATGTCGTACTGATATTGTTTAAGTGAGGAtcgtttatttttgtatactTTGAATGGCGAAATTATCCTTTTCCAGCACTTCGACGGCCCTATCATTCCTTCTCTTCGTCTTGTTCATAAATGTGAGTATAAGCTAACGTAACCGCAACGTTTGATTGGAGTTCTGGTTTTTGTCTAGCTGGTCAGAATCGACAACAACATATCTGTGTTTAGTTCAAATATATACTAATACGCCTAGGTCCGGATGCCTTTACTCAAGTTCGAGTAGACAGAGGAGCTATCAAATTCCTTCTCTCGGGTGCCAATATTATGATTCCTGGCTTGGTTTCCAAAGGCGGCAATTTGCCTGATGACATCGAAAAAGATCAATATGTGATTGTTACAGCTGAGGGAAAGGAAGCCCCTGCTGCAATTGGGCTTACAAAAATGTCTGCTAAAGAAATGTAATATACTATTGACACTCATAACTTGAACTATTAACTAACATGCTTGAATTGTTTAGGAAAGAGACTAATAAAGGAATCGGCATAGAAAATGTGCATTATCTTGGCGACAACTTGGTATGTgatttacattttaaaCCATTTATAATTTCCTCTTGCTTATTGGAATGTAATGTTAACTAATATTCACAGTGGAAGACTATTTTAGAATAACATCTATAGTATAAGacattaaaagaataaaattaatgcattattttgctttcaaaACTATTCAGATTTTTCCAATGAGTATTGTATTAGACTTAAACAGAATGCAAGAAAGAAAagtcaaatttaaaatagcctcaatttttttcaggTTGATGCgtatttttctattaatttGTTTGCACGATCAAATTCATTATCAGTTTGTACTGCTTGTCGTAAAACCACTAACATTTTTGCAACAACTTCTCTTCCtgataatttaattgaacATTTTGTTTGAGTTCGTAGCTCTCCTAAAAATTCCTCCAATTTTTGCCAAAGACCATGATGCATTAATAGTCTGACATAAACTTCGCTTGTTACTAAAAACTCATCATCCAACTTAAGTAATCGAGCAGAAGcgattttgttttctaaATGATTAATAGTAACTATGGTCTCAAAATCATCATAACCTTCTTCAGTGATTGCATCAGCTaccattttttgtaatagtTTTCCTCTTCCAGAATCCATTAAAACATTATTAGTTCGGTGTTCATATATTTTGAGCGGCTGACTTTCGGTTTGAGTATTGCTTTGCAGTAATCCACTTGAATCCCACTCCCGACTTCCTATAGCCCACCACGGTTCAGTAATTCGTTGCCAACAAAGCATTGTAGACGAATAAACGTACGTTTCGCCGGTAGAAAGCGTAACACTGGGGACCCCTTCCTTGCTGATGCTGGCAATAACTACGTGTGGAATGTCAGTCGAGTTGTTTTCAATGGTAACATTGTTGCTAACTCTACTTAGGATTGGAGCTAATGAATTGGCAGTAAATAGAGCAGTCTTGTTCACCACATTCCAAGCATATACCATTCCGCTTGAAGAAATGCAAAGCAAATACGCGTTATTGCAATGCAAAAATGAAGCCTTAGATTCAATCATTATTGGCGGTAGCAGTCTTGAACCTGTCAATGAATACAAATGTAGAGATCCATCATCGCACGCAATTGACCAAAAATGAATACTCCCAGTAACCAGTATAACCGGTCTTGGAAGGTAATCCATCCATTTAGTGTTTCCATTTTCCAAGGCAACTATTCTAgttggatttttttcactTGTTCCATTTTTCACCTCCAAAACGTATTTTTGCTCATTATTAAGAGAATGAACTATATTAGTTTTATATCGAGGagcttcaaaatttatgttAGATATCGAAGTACTACTGTCAATTAGAGAAGAATAgtaattctttaataaacCTTCTTCTATCTTCTCTTCCTGTAAAGCCTGATCACTTTCATCGTTTTCATGGTtgacttttgttttgttacCAACGATTAGTATAGGAACCCCACCTTTAGGTAATGAATTGATAGGTTGTGAAAACTGTTGAGGAGGAAGTTGGGATGATCCAGTATGCTGTAACTGAGTAGAAGCTAGCCGAGAAGTGCTTGGAGTTGCACTAAGAGTGGTCAATAGCTGTGGAGCAACTCTCTTTTTACCTTCTTTCGTGATAGTAACTTTCTGAACAAATTTAGTCGGTATTTCGTTACCATTATCACTCGGACCAGGTCTTTTAGGTGATGCGATTTGTTCTTTAGAAGCTGTTAACTTGTTTGTGTCAACAGTTTCAGCCGTCAATCTATTTGGTAAAAAAGCGGGTAACTTTTGAGGTGTCTTCTGAGCACTTTTTGGAGTGCTAGAGCTTTGGGGGACTAGTGTTGGGTCAGTTGTAGAAAGAGAAGACGGTTTTTTTAAGATAGCATAGGCGGTTTCCTCAAGCTCGAGTTGCTTTGCAGATTCAGGAAGCACTATACCGTGACGACCATGACCATATTTAGCCAACGCTTTTGATATCTCTTCATCGCTAACCATGTCACCaaactcttctttttcaaaagtacATACTAAGACATTTCCATCGTACGAGCATAAAAACAAACTCAATCCGTCTGGTGACCAACAAACATCACCAAtacttttttggaaaacatTTTGACAAGACAAAAGAGGTCGAGGTAAAGCGCTTGACCAGATACTTAAAGATCGATCTTGACCACCACAAGCCAATATACAAACCagtttatcatttttatctCTGAATAACTTAGGATTAAAAGCGGTAACCTCAACAGGTCCTTCATGTCCGATAAGATTAATTTCACTGGTCCATGTTCCACGCTCTATTATCGAAACACAAGACACTGGACCATTCATCGCATTTGGAGCAGCAATATGTTTTCCATCCGGTGACCAAGACGGCCTTCGAAAATAGGTTGATAAAGGTGAATTGTTAAAGGGACCTGTAATGGTCTTCTCAATTGAAAAGTCACTTACTCTCCAGACCTTTATAGTTCTATCATCGCTTTCAGTGGCAAAGTACTTACCCGCGGGGTCAAAAGTTATACCTTTCACGTGACTTTGATGAGCTTCAATTCGCTTTAGTCGTTCAAAAGTAGTACCGTTCCAAACAATAATCGAACTATCTAATCCGACACTCACTACAAGTTGGCTATCATAACTCCAACATAAATCCTGGatatctaaaaaaattagaaactTTAACATAAAATATTCACTAACCATTATCGTGGCCCAGTAAACGTCGGTAACTACGCCAATTCTCAGTGTGTTTTTCACCGGATCCAAACGTAGAACCTAAACCAGGAATTGCTCTGTGTTAATAGTTAGAttaaaaaacgaattaATAACATACTCCTCCTTGTGCCATATAATAACTACTCGATCATCACTACCTGAAGCAAGGTATTGACCATTAGGGCTAAAACGTACTGAAGTAACTGTACCAGTATGAGTACTCATACAACACAGCTGTTTAGGAAgatcttcattttcattttcgttCTCATTTTCACGGTTGATAGCTTCAGTAGACCAAATTCGAATTGTACCATCTACGGGCAGTTAGCAAGTGGTCTTACAAATTGAATTGAAACATCATTAGACATACCCAGTCCTCCAGTTGCTATCCGTGATCCATCTGGATGTATGTGAATAGAAAATATAGATAGCCGATGCCCTCGATCGTCTAGCTGAATTAGTTAACAATTCAAAGTATTTCAACAGTAGCAGATTGTTAGGCGTACCAAAGTGTCCTAACcatggaatttttttaattttcatttattaataaatattgtttttgaatattattattaaaaaaaaaagggggGATTTGTGCGAAGGAGTCTTGTGAAGTGTGGTCGTAAAATGAAGtctaaacttttataaGCTCTTAAATGGAATGGGCTATGGTGCTTACAAGTTATTTTACTAGGACAGAAAGATAGTCTGAGCATCTTTAATAGTACAGTAgatacctttttttttttttttttttttttttttttttttacaataggATTTTATGCTTTGTTGAAATTAGCACTATTGACTGCAAACACTTCAATGCACGATACAAAAAATCTACATGCCAGCTTTCATTATATGACAAAAAAagcttcaattttttagtaaCTAAAAACAATAGAAGGAGCTTCTGTCTTAAATTTATGTAGCGAAATCCTTATGGAGGTTAAGGCACATAGGTTCATTGAATTTCTTCATGTATACCTGGACTTTCACCTGCCTGTGAGGAATCTTCAGTAAACGATCTTACCAATGAGGATGAAGTGGAAGCCAACTTTTGCAATATTTTGTTCTGGGTTTCACGATAGTAAGTTTCTCTATGAGGTCTAAACAGTGCTAATACTTTAGAAACCACGTCCTTCCTTGTAATAAcagttttttgttttacagaattttcattattaatAGCCTTCTCGTCATTCAGAGGTTTGGCCGTGATCGTACTGGGTGAGTTCGGAATATTGGCATCTAAAGGGGAGATCGAAGACTTCACTTCGTTATAAAGGCTCATGAAACAGTCAATAAGAAAATCATCGACCTTAATTGTTGGATATAGGCCATTGTTCAGTTTCCTGATTTCATATACTTGATGAAGAAGGCTCAACTTTTGTTCATCTAATAAACTTATTTCTTTGTAGACATATTTAAATTCCACAAGTGGTAAATCATTAATCTGAGTCTCTTTTACGGAGTGCTGAAGTCTCAAGTCTTCAAGGTACTTGATCATTATGTCCAGCCAAATTTGACGGTGTTCATAAATAGTGGAGGATGAACGAcgaaatctttttaaaaactgcAAAAAGTTTAC
This region of Schizosaccharomyces pombe strain 972h- genome assembly, chromosome: II genomic DNA includes:
- the cwf4 gene encoding protein Cwf4, with product MTSEAPRVKNKNPAPIQISAEQLLREAVERQDVAFVPPKINITDLEELQEFQGRKRKEFEDAIRRNRLAMGHWMRYGQWELDQKEFARARSVFERALDVDSTYIPLWLKYIECEMKNRNINHARNLFDRAVTQLPRVDKLWYKYVYMEEMLGNITGCRQVFERWLKWEPDENCWMSYIRMERRYHENERARGIYERFVVVHPEVTNWLRWARFEEECGNAANVRQVYLAAIDALGQEFLNERFFIAFAKFEIRQKEYERARTIFKYAIDFMPRSKSMELYKEYTHFEKQFGDHLGVESTVLDKRRLQYEKLLKDSPYDYDTWLDLLKLEESAGDINTIRETYEKAIAKVPEVVEKNAWRRYVYIWLNYCLFEEIDVKDVDRARKVYQEALKLIPHKKFTFAKLWLMYAMFELRQRKIDVARKTLGRALGMCPKPKLFRGYIEFEDAIKQFDRCRILYEKWILYDPEACAPWLGYAALETKLGDSDRARALYNLAVNQPILETPELVWKAYIDFEFEEMEYGKARSIYQQLLRTAPHVKVWISFANFEIAHLEDDDEEPPNEEVASPTAVVRARNVFENALAHLRQQGLKEERVVLLEAWKQFEAMHGTEDTRKHVSSLMPQVVKKRRRLEDGSFEEYLDYLFPDTATDQGDKMRKMLELSRKWKEEMAKKKLEA
- the med10 gene encoding mediator complex subunit Med10, coding for MLPQDDMTDEMKSLASRLEDTTQAFYDLALIVYNLEDTTPSDAIPESLDTLIRDLKSLPDISRKVNNLIPQDVLEYIEQGRNPDVYARQFSELVQKDNQYVNGKLYAIEGFQKAFAEEIKQAYPEVSSVVDKILNEGKVESTVS
- the tma20 gene encoding RNA-binding protein Tma20; this encodes MFKRFNSREDIKGTTPIKSSIQRGIKAKLVQAYPNLKQVIDELIPKKSQLTQIKCEDRLFLYTLNGEIILFQHFDGPIIPSLRLVHKCPDAFTQVRVDRGAIKFLLSGANIMIPGLVSKGGNLPDDIEKDQYVIVTAEGKEAPAAIGLTKMSAKEMKETNKGIGIENVHYLGDNLWKTILE
- the mub1 gene encoding armadillo-type fold protein, zf-MYND type zinc finger protein, Mub1-Rad6-Ubr2 ubiquitin ligase complex Mub1, which translates into the protein MRESNVSIVWNNKASVTINTVLYDRRALDCDSEMSLMNSLSHLVYLTSTSPKIREILTMDGGLMRLMNILRAGRGQTFARMTIWQLALQCVVNVGIRGSEAIRIRVVEAGIVPIVVTLLDDFLFALESVVSHHSRFQFSLTPSTTPPPSSASAPFPINSNISNSLDSVSQHNSSADSLFVNGDVPSPFGASTASSSSRRVYSVDLRDSGDVQLPNQSTFRHSVNRDLLGSSSTTSHDRSSGSIYSNDSFQDPRVQANSPLTIQRISSAAPSTPTSTENVNYNMTTPSSPSYSRQTGPASETINDEIDSPNFFFPTPLNIMTTTQDSSRDVQLSLNNVQSQALNNRQRRNQLLPGVPSTSALLDGRRPENVVDYHGIASFFDNFDKKINKLPREEDILFGLQILAYTSKNYFHMRPYFESSKDVPSLRMSPLRSGSKTWNIFQLVEQFTLKFYPPQVQYWARAIMNNYCRKDESHGGIRRCANLLCNKWEEHSRQFAKCRRCRRTKYCSKECQHQAWPGHSRWCRVIHKDGRNSKRESSKINSVTESESTASPAASVIPVGTESVTSSTQSDSRL
- the mde2 gene encoding protein Mde2, which codes for MENYTKSTTMCGKRKPTFEIYRESDFSKITNQGTVTAFDIISNKETFSESKQLKKAKSRNVTLVDKNTKADKRYKSEKLSDYLLNQEHHKNSPKIINDVLVIGKSDGLINSFPLSQNYISSSESQTSSGNVDIIGNDNSHASPYLPKFELKSQSQSNHSNVVKNQPIKLCKKTEGGTNLDHNKSINGAVKSGTSKSANKDRIYVFYEDEEVMEYRYIFGSRMQTKNHDINANNKRKIFYQNSFSNFHLLHKIIQPNYEPASAEERKLCIEILDEVLQY